AAATCTCGTAAACAAAAAGGAAGAGCGGGAATCAGTAgaactaacctccatctgctgcttggcagtTTTTTCACCCTGCGCTTCCTCCACCTTTGAGGTCAAGTCCGCAACTGTAGCCTCAAGACCAACGATCTTCTGGCGAAGAGCATAAGTACGCTCGTTGTCTTGAGCGCATATACGCttgaactcggccttctccttggccagttgctctTCCACATTATGAAGTTTCTTTTGCAGGCCCTCGCGACCCCACTCTTCAGCTTTCCTatcagcctcaaacttggctcTCTCCTCATCAAATGTGGCCTTAGCCTTCTCAAATTCACCAACACGTTTTAGCACACGTTCTCGGTAAGCCTCCCAGTCGGCGCGCTCTCTGACCATTGTTCGCCATTCACGAACTATCTGATGGTTAGCAGATCGAGCGTTAGCCTCGGCAAGAATGTAAGTGCGATACAACATTTCATGCGGCTTCGCCTTTTGACGGTTAACTTCGCCAGGAGTGAATTGGTTCAAGTACCAATCGCGAGAAGGACCAAATTCAACAAATGTATCCTTCTGCCTTAAGCTCCAAGGGGCTTGATGAGGAGCATCACCACGTTCCTCTTCAGTATAAGTTTTATAATATATGTCCCCGACGGTATCCTTCGCACCTATCACATTGGGGTTATAGCCCCCAGCTCCTCCAGAGCTTGCACCACTAGACACATAGCGCCCTAACCCCTTAGAGGTAACAATCGGCGCAGCAGGGGGAGGTTTTGGGACACCAGACTGCCCTTGAACAGAAGACTGATCGGCAGCTCTTTCTTTCCTCGCCTCTTCCGCCTTCCTCTGCCTATCCGCCTCCTCCCTCAGCTttctctcctcctcctccttcctctttttctcttcctcttctttgcGCTTTCGCTCTTCAGCGTTCTTCTGCGCAGCAATCCTACTCTCTTCTTTCCTCCGATCCTCTTCTGCCTTTCGCTGCGCTTCAGCAGTTTTCGCAGCATCACGCGCAGCAGAATCGGAAGGTTCAGTGGCAACCTTAGGTCTTTTCGTGCTGGGTTCAACAAACTTAACCCCcttttcaggggtcttcttcttgatctctaCAAAAATAAGGCAAACGCACTTGAGCAAAAGgaggttaaattataaagaaggGAGATAAGAGCATACCAGGAGAAAACTGGTATAACGAGCGCAACTTGCTTTTCTTCCcaacaacgggaataacaactGAAACAGGCGCAGAGGCCATACCAGTTGTCGCCTCGCTTCTACCCCTCTTTCTTCCAATCAACGGGGCagtctcttcttcctcttcttcttcatcctcaGGTTGAGATGGAGTTGCGTCAGCATCcgggttacgagaacccgcgctcccagagcCCTTTGACCCACCAGCGCCAGTCTTTCCCATAGCTGCATATGATAAACCTTCATAAGAGTCACTGATTATCACGTAATCGTCTAAGTCACGTTGCCGGAGGCGAAGCGTACCTTTGACAGCAGCAGTAGTTGCGCGACTGGCGCCAGGACCCTTGCTGGTCACTTCAACATCCGCCTTTTTTTTCTTCTTCgaaggtttcttcttcttctcctctgggTCAACCCCCAgatcgcgcaacacacctgcaaagattttaGGCAACGAACTTAACTCGCCATTCGAAGACCCTactgactcctcgctggaaagatagaaagtctctttcccagcagaagtcacagagcgcaaCGGACGAGGTTTAGGATATTGCGCACCTTCAGTTGCATCCGGCGGCGAGGCGAAGGCGTCAGCAGGAGGAAACATGAAGTTCCCTTTTATCTGGTCATACCAGCCTTCCTCATCATCGCGCAGAGGGCGAACGCCCATGGAGCCACCAAAGGCTGGGAAGGCAGCCTGATAGAGTTGCGTCTCTACACAACAAAAACAAAGTATTAAGAAACCAGTTAAGTGAATGTACTCGGAAGCAAAACAAAAAGGGGGAAAGTATCTAACCTTGATCCCCGATCTTCAAGACCGGGAGTTCCCTGCTACtaggtgaccactggtcactcatcttgGCAGCAACCAGAACATTCTCCCCAAATACCCGGTTAGGGGTTGCGGTAAGCTGCTGATACCACTGAGCAGACTTCGGTATAGGAAGGTCCTCCTTTGGTATAACCTCGGTCCATTCCCTAAACGGCATAGCTATTGGCAAGACTTCCTCCCGGATGAAGAAGAACTTGGGTTTCCAGTCGTGGAAACTCTTGGGAGGATTCAACAAAATCTTCTTAGCCGTACCACGGCTAGcaaaagaaaagaaccccattgTTCTTTGCAGTTGATAGAAGACACGAAACTTATTCACCGTCGGCTCAATGCCGTGAGATTGACACAAGAACTCAAAGTGCCTCACCCTCACCATCCCAGGTGGGCTTAACTGTGAGATATGAAACTTGTAGTAGGACAATATGCTACCAAAGAAGTTAGTCGCCGGCAGCCGGAAGTTTCCTTGAAGGAAGAAGTCTTCGAACAAAGTAATGTAACCGGGTGGGGCATCAGCCGCGGTCTGACCCTGAGCAGGGTAccgggcatcccactccggtggaaaCCTAAAACTTCGAACGATCTGTTCGAATAAACCTAAGTCCCATCTCAGGACTGGGACTGGCCCCTCCTCACTAACAGGAGCTTCTTGATGTTCTTCACTCATATTTCAAGAAAAAGCTGGAAAAAActtgaagaaagtttgaagatttgaagaaagtttgaagaagatgaagaacaaTATGAAGACTCAGAGAGAAAAAGGGAGAAGAAACGAAGAGAAAGTGAATCTCTCACCTttctcttcggatatatatacccatcgcatttaatgcgatgggtaaccgtgccgcaCTCGCCGCAGGGGCAACCAACGAGAGGTTGCCACGTCAAGCGGAAAAGCAGGgacgacggttaccacgcgcgcgtggcatccactctcctgacatgaagtgcaaccgccgcaggcggcatgatgacatccgtgccaggggtcaactcaagCGTCGCTCTCagcgacttatctcaccaacctgtcagaggttcaaatttcgaagtttcccgccataaaacGTGCAAGTAACTTCATGCAGAAGTCACAAGAATCGCGCCAGATATACGTAAACTACTAACACCTCGCGCGATAAAAAGAACAAACAAGATATCACTCGACACCTGCCTAGTACCTGCGCATCGAAAACCACAGTTTCCTACATGCGCCTTACAAGTCAAGACCAAAAGGACAACTTCCCCTTCTCTTATTTTTAtcaagtccagagctccaaccacttgcgttgcgcatggtgcagcactggactggggggacttgaaggggtatggtcccaaaaagtcgcgcaaacctcataacaggttgcacgtgagaccatactccttagcatAACAACTTGATAATAACAGCCTCGCGCAACTTACGTCACATTATGACTTAGCCCCGCGCGAGGAAGAGCACATAATGAAGACAGATAGCAACACTTAGCATGAAAACAATGGTATAAGTGAACACACtagccccgcgcgggttagtcGCCACCAAGCAAAGTCATCTTCATAAGAAGACGCGCTGTTACCTACAGAGGTACACAGGGTACGAGTGGCAGGAAAAAGAGCCAATgaacgtccagcaggctctgttcaatcgtgcgccacgatcttctgacgataagtacacaaggacgcctacacggcaccaatcaagagacggggacaactgtcccacgatctccacttgtctgctgatgacagaagggacaacaaggccgacaacaatgacacgtggctccaatcaaggtgcgccagcaccgacgagcatctagaagccactaagcagtcgaggccagcgaggcaaagagcatattcgttgtccgtttctggcccaaggcccatcagcccacaacctcttacaccactctggctataaatagagaactCCATCCCTCAGGTTATTCATTCTATTCTCTCGGCTCTCACTCTTtactacttaattactctcaaagcaatcgcttattctcacgccggagcccggttaagagggaaacccccacattcccctcttaacgagtaacggtgttctgttttgcaggttgagtaaccagtcggagctcaaatacctaaaagaagattaacctccatgaaaggaacataaacccaTCTAATTAATACCTTAATTAGATCTCTGTTTCTTCATGTAAGCATTGATTTATTTGTTGTAAtgaaaaaaaaagggaaaatatTTTCTTGTCGCAAAAGGTAAAACAAGATAGTATGCTCTTGAGGTTTATCCACATACTGCCAACATTTTGTTGAATGTTTTAATTAGAAGATATGATTTTATTATGGTAACATGACTACATGCTTGTAACATTTTGTTGAGTATTTTAACCGATAGATACGATTATACTAAGGTAACATGATTACATGCTTGTAATCACTAACGGAGCTAGCCCAAAAATTCAGGGacatccaattttttttttgggatCAGGGGTTTCCCTTGTATAAAACCGGATTATTTTTACACTACGAGAACGGTATGGagacggggttgaggggtagcccgtgctactCCTAATACACTAGCTCCGCCCCTGCTTGTAATATGTGTGTTACGTTGGATTGAAAAAGTTGTGTTACACTCATGTTATGATTGTGTTAAGCTGAGAAAGTCTATGTTTTATGATATCTTAGTTGAGGTATTACCAATGTTTAACATTAATTATGTCGGGAACCCTACTTGTGTGTTACAAAAGGTATGTGATTATATATTACTAGCCTATCGAAACAAGTGTGGTTAGTGTTACAAATGCAGGAATCTAGTACAATACAATTGTAGATCTTGTGACATTTGTTTAGGAGAGGAGGCAACATAAATC
The sequence above is drawn from the Helianthus annuus cultivar XRQ/B chromosome 12, HanXRQr2.0-SUNRISE, whole genome shotgun sequence genome and encodes:
- the LOC110904840 gene encoding uncharacterized protein LOC110904840, which codes for MSEEHQEAPVSEEGPVPVLRWDLGLFEQIVRSFRFPPEWDARYPAQGQTAADAPPGYITLFEDFFLQGNFRLPATNFFGSILSYYKFHISQLSPPGMVRVRHFEFLCQSHGIEPTVNKFRVFYQLQRTMGFFSFASRGTAKKILLNPPKSFHDWKPKFFFIREEVLPIAMPFREWTEVIPKEDLPIPKSAQWYQQLTATPNRVFGENVLVAAKMSDQWSPSSRELPVLKIGDQETQLYQAAFPAFGGSMGVRPLRDDEEGWYDQIKGNFMFPPADAFASPPDATEGAQYPKPRPLRSVTSAGKETFYLSSEESVGSSNGELSSLPKIFAGVLRDLGVDPEEKKKKPSKKKKKADVEVTSKGPGASRATTAAVKAMGKTGAGGSKGSGSAGSRNPDADATPSQPEDEEEEEEETAPLIGRKRGRSEATTGMASAPVSVVIPVVGKKSKLRSLYQFSPEIKKKTPEKGVKFVEPSTKRPKVATEPSDSAARDAAKTAEAQRKAEEDRRKEESRIAAQKNAEERKRKEEEEKKRKEEEERKLREEADRQRKAEEARKERAADQSSVQGQSGVPKPPPAAPIVTSKGLGRYVSSGASSGGAGGYNPNVIGAKDTVGDIYYKTYTEEERGDAPHQAPWSLRQKDTFVEFGPSRDWYLNQFTPGEVNRQKAKPHEMLYRTYILAEANARSANHQIVREWRTMVRERADWEAYRERVLKRVGEFEKAKATFDEERAKFEADRKAEEWGREGLQKKLHNVEEQLAKEKAEFKRICAQDNERTYALRQKIVGLEATVADLTSKVEEAQGEKTAKQQMEVELTEAKVQLSNKDKDLHAKDVEIAELKRRLNEQIDRCESLEIDLEAEKVKATDAEEARAVSTAALNVAQTNYSEAQGIVDTLVSEAEWMRTRGIVLVANSILNAGELDRAVAALTDAARAVGHRGGYLECADHVERMLGQEFDTSHCSVTEQADAALASAENSYDNLSLPIMDLVVSALKKDDWCQRLKAILDPPITVESSDEEAAGDDGGGDDDGDDGEGNEDDDGEKKEDK